The proteins below are encoded in one region of bacterium:
- a CDS encoding DUF4258 domain-containing protein — MTSHARKEMNDDELTIYDIERGILTGEIIERQKDKVTAEWKYRIRGETIEGDEVEVIAKLSPTNKLVFITVYVP, encoded by the coding sequence ATGACGTCCCATGCAAGAAAAGAAATGAATGATGATGAGTTAACCATTTATGACATTGAACGTGGTATCCTTACTGGTGAAATAATAGAACGTCAGAAGGATAAAGTGACCGCTGAATGGAAGTACCGCATCAGAGGAGAAACGATTGAAGGCGATGAAGTTGAAGTAATTGCAAAGCTAAGTCCGACCAATAAACTTGTTTTTATTACTGTATATGTACCATGA